Within Staphylococcus sp. NRL 16/872, the genomic segment TTAGATCGCTTAGGGTTTAAAACTAACCATGAACGTGAACGTGTTGCTGATATAGAAGGCGTATTAGAATATATTAAAAAATGGACAGAACAACGTGAGCAATTACCATACGATATAGACGGTATAGTAATAAAAGTGAATGACATAGAACAACAAGATGAAATGGGCTATACACAGAAATCACCAAGATGGGCAATTGCTTATAAATTCCCAGCAGAAGAAGTGATTACTAAATTACAAGACATCGAATTAAGTATTGGACGTACGGGCGTAGTAACACCTACTGCTATTTTAGACCCAGTCCGCGTTGCAGGGACTACTGTTTCAAGAGCGTCACTTCATAACGAAGATTTAATTAAAGAACGTGATATTCGTATTGGAGATAGTGTGGTTGTGAAAAAAGCTGGCGATATCATCCCAGAAGTTGTTCGTAGTATTGTTGACCGTCGTCCTGATGATGCTGTGCCATATCATATGCCAACGCATTGTCCAAGTTGTGGACACGAGCTTGTACGTATTGAAGGAGAAGTTGCACTACGTTGTATTAATCCTCAATGCCAAGCACAATTAGTTGAAGGTCTCATTCACTTCGTTTCACGTCAAGCGATGAATATCGATGGATTAGGTACAAAGATTATCCAACAACTTTACCATAATCATCTGATTAAAGATGTTGCTGATATCTTCTATCTTACTAAAGATGATTTATTACCTTTAGAACGCATGGGTGCTAAAAAAGTAGATAATCTGTTAAATGCAATTGAAATGTCCAAGGCCAATTCATTGGAACATTTATTATTTGGTTTAGGTATCCGCCATTTAGGCGCTAAAGCAAGCCAAGTCCTTGCCGAGAAATATGAAACGATGGACCGTTTGCTTGAAGTAACAGAAGAAGAATTGGTAAGTATCCATGACATTGGTGATAAATTAGCGCAATCAGTTGTTACTTATCTTGAAAATGAAGATATTAAAGAATTGATTGAAAAACTTAAGCATAAGAATGTTAATATGAAGTATAAAGGTGTCAAATCTAGTGAAATAGAAGGGCATCCTGATTTTAAAGATAAAACAATAGTGTTAACAGGAAAATTACAACAAATGACACGTAAAGAAGCGACGGCTTGGTTGGAAATGCAAGGGGCAAAAGTTACAAGTAGTGTAACTAAAAGTACCGACATCGTCATTGCTGGCGAAGATGCAGGTTCAAAATTAACCAAAGCAGAAAAATTTGGCACAGCAATTTGGACTGAAGACCAATTTGTAGCGAAACAAAATGAAATTTCAAATTAGAGGAGTACGGCAATGAAGCGGACACTGCTATTAGTAATAATGTCGCTTGTGCTATTAACGGCATGTGGCAACGGTAATAGTAATAAAAATGATAACTCAGTTAATAAACAACAAGATACGCAATCAAATTCGAATAATGTGAAAACAATCGCCACGGACAAAAATGTACAAGGTGATAATTATAGAACAATTTTGCCTTTTAAAGAAAGCCAAGCACGTGGTGTATTACAAGATAATATGGCTAATAGCTATAATGGGGCAGACTTTGAAAATGGCTTACTCAATTTAAGTAAAGAAGCCTTTCCTACAGATAAATACTTATATCAAGATGGACAATATTTAAACAAAGACACGATTAATGCATATTTAAGTCCGAAGTATTCTAAAAAAGAGATTGAAAAAATGAGCGAAAGTGAGAAAAAATCTAAAAAAGCAAATGAAAATTTAGGTCTAAACCCTTCTCATAATGGGGAAACAAAACCTGAAAAAATTGCAGATGAGTCTCCTGCCTATTTATCGAATATTTTAGAACAAGATTTTTATGATAGTAATGATACTAAAGGTTCTGATATTAAAGGTATGACGATTGGCTTAGCAATGAATAGCGTTTATTATTATCAGAAAGAAAAAGATGGAGAAACGTATAGTAAAAAACTTGATGATAATGAAATTGAAAAACAAGGTAAAGCGATGGCATCAGAAATGTTAACGAGATTACGTGCTAATGATGATTTGAAGAATATTCCAATTCAATTTGCTATTTATAAGCAATCGGGTCAAGATTCCATTACACCTGGAGAGTTTATTGCAAATACAGTGGTAGATGACGATCAAACTAAAATCAGTAAGTGGAATAAAATCAATGAAGTATCAACATTATTACCATCGTCTACTGCTGAAAAATATGATAAAAATTTAAATAATAACTTCAAACAATTTAATAATAATTTGCAATCATATTTTACTAACTTTACTCAAGCAGTAGGAAAAATCAAATTTGTTGATAAAAAGCCACAACAATTAACGATAGATTTACCAATTGATTATTATGGCCAAGCTGAAACGATTGGTATTACCCAATACGTAACTGAACAAGCTGAAAAGTATTTTGATAATATTGATAGCTATGAAATTCGAATTAAAGATGGAAATAACGCACGTGCTTTAATTACCAAAACTAAAGACGATAAAGAACCACAAGTTCATATTTATAATAATTAATCAATAAAATGAGTCATGCTATAATCTTTGTACATAAGGCACTTCGTTACTTTAGTTTAATGATGTTTATTAAATTATACGAAAGTGCCTTATTTTTTAAGTATTACAATGTAAAAATACATATAAATACAAAGTATTTTGTCGAGGCTCTTGAGAGAACAGGACAAGCTGAAGACTACAGGCTGAAGCTGTCCCATAATAAGAGCCCCAACACAGAGAAACTGAGTTAGTCAGTTTCTACAAGCAAAGCAAGTTTGGCAAGTGAGCCAACAATACGAAGTGTTGTGAATAAAATAGCCAGTAAATGAATCTATGAAAACTCATTTACTGGCTATTTCTTTGGGAATTATGTCCCAGCCACATTATTCTATCTAAAAATATTATTTTTCTCGTACGATTGATTTAACTTTATTTAAATCTTGTTCTACAAATTCACCAGGTGTTTGAGTTAGTAAGCTGACAACATAAGTCACAATCACACTAGCTAAGAATCCAGGTATAATTTCATACATACCGAATAACTCATTGATGTTAGCCAATGGTTTAATCCATACAATCCAAACAATTACAACTAGGGCACCAGCTACCATACCACTGACTGCTCCAGCACGTGTTAATTTCTTCCAGTATAAAGAGAATAAAACAAGTGGACTGAATGAAGCACCGAAGCCTGCCCAAGCGTTACCGACTAAGTTAAGTATTGTATCATTTGGTGACCAAGCGATCACTATTGCTACAATTGCTACTACTAATACAGATAGACGTCCAACTAGTACGAATTCTTTTTGATGTGTTTTAGCACGTTCTTCACCACGAAATAGTTTATAAAAGTCTTCAGTTAAAGAACTTGAAGTAACTAAAAGTTGAGATGAAATTGTGCTCATGATTGCTGCAAGGATAGCTGCTAATAAGAATCCTCCAACTAATGGATGGAATAGAATTTGACTCATAATGATAAATAAAGTTTCTGGATCTTCCATTTTAATATGGTTATCAGAAATAAAAGCAATACCTGTTAAACCAACACCTACTGCACCTAAAAGACCTACAGCCATCCAGCTAATACCTAAACGACGAGCTTTTGGTAATAATTTATGTGATTTGATAGACATAAATCTAACGATAATATGAGGTTGTCCGAAATAACCAAGTCCCCATGCGAAAAGAGAAATGATACCTAAAAATGTAGTTCCTCTAAATAAATCCATATTTGTTGGTTTCATTTCAGCAACACGATGAAATGTCTCCCAACCATTTAATTGCATCATAGCTACGATAGGCACCATGACCATTGCTATTAACATGATTACCCCTTGGAAGAAGTCAGTGATAGATACAGCTAAATATCCACCAAAGAAAGTATAAAGTATAACGATGACCGCTACTAAGATTAAACCAAAATGATAATTCAATCCAAATGCGCTTTCAAATAATTTGCCTCCAGAAACAAAACCAGAATGTGTATATAAGGTAAAGAACACGACAATGATGAGACCAGAAATAATTTTGATTATATTTTGTTTATCGTTTAAGCGATTTTTAAAAAAGTCTGGAAGTGTAATAGCGTCTCCAGCGATTTCTGTATACACTCTTAAACGAGGGGCTACAACCAGATAGTTAATATAAGCGCCAAGTGTAAGACCAATAGTAATCCATATAGCGGATAAACCAGTGCTATATACAGAGCCAGGTAGTCCCATAATCATCCAACCACTCATATCAGAAGCGCCAGCAGATAATGCAGTTATGTAGGGTCCAATGTTTCTCCCACCCAACATATATTCACTTAAATTACCTGTTGCTTGCTTGTAACCATAATAGCCAATGACTAATAAAATAATAAAATAAATCGCAATCATGATATAGGTTTGCCAATCTGTGTTAACATGACTGCTTAAACTTGCTCCTAAAGTAAACATCTTTATACCCCCTTTATTCTTTTTAGGTGAATATTTATAAAATATCTAATATAAATAGATTATGAATAACTGCACCTATAAATTAAATTAGTTACATGTAATATTATACATTAAAGTGAATACATTAGAGAAGTTTTATTTTATAAAGTTAACACTATTTTATCTTTATTATTAGTTAGTAAGCGTTTTCTTAAACAAAAATCAATTATTAATTTTTTATACTTTAATTGCATAATTTATATTATTTAAATATTTATAAAGTACTTAATTTTTAATTAAAATTAAATAAGTAACATAAAATAGGATTAATTTACGTCGTTAATCTTCAAAAAAGCGTGATTAAGCACTATACCAATATGACTTATGAGAAATATTTAGATTTTTCACTGAAAATTTGATACAATTTTATGATGAATGAGTAATAAGGAGGCTTTTTAATTAATGACTAAAGTTACACGCGAAGAAGTTGAACATATAGCACATTTAGCGAGACTTCAAATTTCTGAAGAAGAAACAGAAATTATGGCTAACACGCTTGAAAGTATCTTAGATTTTGCGAAACAAAATGATACAGCTGATACAGAAGGTGTTGAGCCAACTTATCATGTATTAGATTTACAAAATGTGTTACGTGATGACAAAGCAATCGAGGGCATTCCTCAAGAACTTGCATTAAAAAATGCTAAAGAAACAGAAGATGGTCAATTTAAAGTACCAGCTATCATGAATGAGGAGGACGCTTAAGATGAGTATTCGCTATGAATCAGTTGAAAAATTATCAGAAATGATTAAAAACAACGAGATCAAACCTTCTGAAATTGTTAAAGATATTTATGATGCAATTGAAGAAACTGATCCAACTGTTAAATCATTTTTAGCTTTAGATAAAGAAAATGCAATCAAAAAAGCTGAAGAGCTAGATGAGTTGCAAGCTAAAGGCCAAATCGAAGGTAAATTATTTGGTATTCCAATGGGTATCAAAGATAACATTATTACTAAAGACGTTGAAACAACATGTGCTAGTAAAATGTTAGAAGGTTTCGTGCCTATCTATGAATCTACTGTAATGAATAAATTGAATAATGAAAATGCTGTATTAATTGGTAAATTAAATATGGATGAATTCGCAATGGGTGGTTCAACAGAAACATCTTACTTTAAAAAAACAGTCAATCCATTTGATCATTCAGCAGTACCAGGTGGTTCATCAGGTGGTTCTGCAGCAGCAGTTGCAGCTGGTTTAGTACCATTTAGTTTAGGTTCAGATACAGGTGGTTCAATTAGACAACCGGCAGCTTACTGTGGTGTAGTCGGTATGAAACCAACTTATGGTCGTGTATCACGTTTCGGTTTAGTGGCGTTCGCTTCATCATTAGATCAAATCGGACCGATCACACGTAATGTTAAAGATAACGCTTTAGTTTTAGAAGCCATTTCAGGTGTGGATGAACATGATTCAACAAGTGCACCAGTAGACGATGTAGATTTCACTTCAGAAATCGGTAAAGATATTAAAGGCCTAAAAGTTGCATTACCTAAAGAATATTTAGGTGAAGGTGTAAGTGATGATGTAAAAGAAGCAGTAAAAAGTGCTGTAGAAACATTAAAATCGTTAGGCGCTGAAGTAGAAGAAGTTTCATTACCAAACACTAAATATGGTATTCCTTCATACTACGTTATTGCATCATCTGAAGCGTCAGCTAACTTAGCACGTTTCGATGGTATCAGATATGGTTACCACTCTAAAGAAGCACAAACATTAGAAGAATTATATAAAATGTCTAGATCAGAAGGGTTTGGCGACGAAGTAAAACGTCGTATCTTCTTAGGTACGTTTGCATTAAGTTCTGGTTACTATGATGCATATTACAAAAAATCTCAAAAAGTAAGAACATTAATTAAAAATGACTTTGATAAAGTATTTGAAGATTATGATGTTGTAGTAGGTCCTACTGCACCAACAACTGCGTTCAACTTAGGCGACGAAATCGATGATCCTTTAACAATGTATGCCAATGACTTATTAACTACACCTGTTAACTTAGCTGGTCTACCAGGTATTTCTGTTCCTTGTGGCCAAGCCAATGGACGACCAATCGGTTTACAATTTATCGGTAAACCTTTTGATGAAAAAACGTTATACCGTGTTGCATATCAATATGAAACACAATTCAATTTACATGACGCATACGAAAAATTATAAGGAGTGGAAATAATGCATTTTGAAACAGTTATCGGACTTGAAGTTCACGTTGAGTTAAAAACAGACTCAAAAATGTTCTCTCCATCACCAGCACACTTTGGAGCTGAACCTAACTCAAATACTAATGTTATTGATTTAGCATATCCAGGTGTTTTACCAGTTGTTAATAGAAGAGCTGTAGACTGGGCTATGCGTGCATCAATGGCACTTAACATGGATATTGCGACACATTCTAAATTTGACCGTAAAAACTATTTCTATCCAGATAATCCAAAGGCTTATCAAATTTCACAATTTGATCAACCAATTGGAGAAAATGGATACATTGATATCGAGGTAGATGGTGAAACTAAACGTATTGGTATTACTCGTCTTCATATGGAAGAAGATGCTGGTAAATCAACACATAAAGATGGATACTCTTTAGTTGACTTAAACCGTCAAGGTACACCATTAATCGAAATTGTGTCTGAACCAGATATTCGTTCACCAAAAGAAGCATATGCTTACTTAGAAAAATTACGTTCAATCATTCAATACACTGGCGTGTCTGACTGTAAGATGGAAGAAGGTTCATTACGTTGTGATGCCAACATTTCATTACGTCCATATGGCCAAAAAGAATTCGGTACTAAAACGGAATTAAAAAACCTTAACTCATTTAACTATGTAAGAAAAGGTTTAGAATATGAAGAAAAACGCCAAGAAGAAGAATTATTAAATGGTGGAACAATCGGACAAGAAACACGTCGTTTCGATGAATCTACTGGTAAAACAATTCTTATGCGTGTTAAAGAAGGGTCAGATGACTATCGTTACTTCCCAGAACCAGATATCGTACCTTTATACGTAGATGATGAGTGGAAAGAACGTGTGCGTCAAACTATTCCAGAATTACCAGACGAACGTAAAGCGAAATATGTAAATGATTTAGGTTTACCTGAATACGATGCACATGTATTAACACTTACTAAAGAAATGTCTGACTTCTTTGAAGGCGCAATTGAACATGGCGCTGATGTTAAATTAACATCTAACTGGTTAATGGGTGGTGTAAATGAGTATCTTAATAAAAATCAAGTTGATCTAGAAGATACTAAATTAACACCTGAAAACTTAGCAGGAATGATTAAACTTATTGAAGATGGCACAATGAGTAGTAAAATTGCTAAGAAAGTCTTCCCAGAATTAGCTGAAAATGGTGGAGATGCTAAACAAATTATGGAAGATAAAGGTTTAGTTCAAATCTCTGACGAAGCTACATTAACTAAATTTGTAACTGAAGCTTTAGACAATAACCCTCAATCAGTAGAAGATTATAAAAATGGTAAAGGTAAAGCAATGGGCTTCTTAGTCGGTCAAATTATGAAAGCGTCTAAAGGCCAAGCTAACCCACAAAAAGTTAACCAAATTCTAAAACAAGAATTAGATAAACGATAATATCAAATAAAATCTCCATCTCATGATAAAGAGTAGAGGTTTAGGTATAAAGAATTTATGCATAGGGAATTCGATTAATTAACGGATTCCCAAAAGCAGGATTTTCGGCAGAGGGACCCTCAGCACAGAGATTTTCAAAAAGAAAATCTACAAGCAATGCAAGCTGGGGTTACTGTTACCACTCGACAAAATTTGAGAAACAATTTTGCTCATCGTTTGGCTCTGCTCAAATCCTAAACACTTTTGTCCAGACCTCCCTCCATCACTTGAGATGGATTTTTTGTGTTTTTATAAATTTTATAATTTTTAAATAAACTGGATTAAGATAATTGGATGAAATACTTTTATCTCACTCCTAAATCATTTAATATAAGTGTATGTAAAAAAAGTTGAGGGATAATTTATGAGAAAACGTGCAAGAATCATCTATAATCCAACTTCTGGAAAGGAAATGTTTAAGCGAACTTTACCAGATGTTTTAATAAAATTAGAACGTGCAGGATATGAAACAAGTGCATATGCAACTGAAAGAGAAGGCGATGCTATACTTGAAGCGGAACGTGCACTTAAACAAAACTATGATATTCTTATCGCTGCGGGTGGCGATGGTACTTTAAATGAAGTCGTAAATGGAATTGCAGAACAACCTAATCGTCCCAAACTTGGCATTATACCAATGGGCACAGTGAATGATTTTGGTCGTGCATTACATTTACCAAGTGACATTATGGGAGCAGTTGATGTCATTATTGAGAATCACACGACGAAAGTAGATATTGGTAAAATGAATAATCGCTATTTTATCAATCTCGCAGCTGGAGGGAAATTAACCCAAGTCTCTTACGAAACACCCAGTCGCTTGAAATCAATTGTAGGACCATTTGCTTATTACATAAAAGGCTTTGAAATGTTACCCCAAATGAAAGCGGTAGATATAAGAATTGAATATGATGATAACGTCTTTCAAGGTGAAGCATTATTATTTTTATTAGGATTAACGAATTCAATGGCTGGCTTTGAAAAGCTAGTGCCTGATGCTAAGCTAGACGATGGGTATTATACTTTAATTATTGTTGAAAAGGCTAATCTAGCAGAACTGGGACATATTATGACATTAGCTTCACGTGGAGAACATACAAAACATCCGAAAGTCATCTATGAAAAAGCGAAATCTATCAATATATCTTCCTTTACAGAAATGCAACTTAATGTAGATGGAGAATACGGTGGTAAATTACCGGCTAATTTCTTAAATTTAAAACGTCATATAGAAGTATGTACACCGAAAGATATTCACAATGAAGAGTTAACTGAAGATCAACAACATGATACACAGAGTTAATTAGAACGAGATTGTTAATGATAAATATTTAATAATTTAATAAATAATAAGAAGAGGTTGAGTCATAGTTTGACAATACGGGGAATAACATCACCTACATTAAGCTACTCAAACCTCTTTTTCATGTGGGGTGAAAAAGAGTGGAAATATTAAATAAGAACGACATTAAACAAGGATATGTCGTCGATTTAACACATGAAGGTCATGGGGTGGTTAAATTTGATCGTTATCCTATATTTATTCCAAATGCGTTAATTGATGAGGAAATAGAATTTAAAATTATCAAAGTAAAGAAAAATTTCGCTATTGGTAAATTACTTGAAGTTAAACAAGCGAGCGAAGACCGTGTGGAACCACCTTGTAAATATTATTGGAAATGTGGTGGATGTCAATTACAACACATGACATATGAAGCGCAACTTGCAATGAAGAAAGAACAAGTGGTAAATCTATTTCATAGAAAAGCGCAGTTTAACGAGACGTTAATTAATGACACGATAGGTATGGAAAATCCATGGCGTTATAGAAATAAATCACAATTACCTATAGGTAAAGATAAAGACAATCACACTATTTTGGGATATTATCGTCAAAGAAGTCATGACATCATTGATATGGACAGTTGTTTAATCCAAGATCAACAACATCAAGTAATTATGAATCATGTTAAACAGTGGCTTAATGAATTTAATATCAGTATATATAATGAGCGCACTAAGAAAGGTCTATTAAGACATTTAGTTATTCGTACTGGGCATTATACAGATGAAATGATGGTCATATTTGTAACTAATGGCGCTAAATTTAAACAGGCACATTTATTAGTTGAAAAGTTAACTCAAACGTTTCCAAATATAACGAGTATTAAGCAAAATATTAATGATAGCCATTCAAACGTTATTATGGGACGACAATCCATTACTTTGTACGGTAAAGACAAAATTATTGATTCATTAAGTGATATTACATTTAAAATTAGTGATCAATCTTTCTATCAAATTAACTCAAGTCAGACGGAAAAATTATATGGCAAGGCTATTGAGTATGCACAATTAAATGGACAAGAAACAGTGCTTGATACTTATTGTGGAATTGGCACAATAGGTTTGTACATGGCGCCAGTTGCGAAGCATGTATATGGGGTAGAAGTTGTGCCATCAGCAATTAAGGATGCTAAACAAAATGCGACTTTAAACGGATTAGATAATACGACTTTTGAATGTGGTAAAGCAGAAGAAGTCATTATAGAATGGAAACAACAAGGAATTAAACCCGATGTAGTCATGGTCGATCCACCTCGCAAGGGATGCGATGAAACCTTTTTACAAACACTTCTAGCGCTTAATCCGAAACGTATTGTCTATATTTCTTGTAATCCTTCTACTCAACAACGAGATGCAAAAATTTTAGCCTCTAGTTATGACCTGAAAGAGATTACACCAGTCGACATGTTTCCTCAAACTACACACATTGAAACGGTGGCTTTGTTTGAACGCAAAGAAGACAAATAAACAATTTTTATCTTTTAAGAAGTGTGTAGTTTTTCTTTCATATGCAATTCAGTTTGATTAATATTAAGAAATGATTACAGAGTGTTTAATTTATAAAAAAAAACTTTTTTTCTTTTATTCGTCCATGTATACTATGAATGAATTAAGAGGGATAGGGGGTCATAATTGTGCATAAAATCGATTTAAATCATAACCGATTAAACTTATCGAAGTTTATTGCCATTCAAATCGTCGTAATATTATTTGCAATATTGCTAACTTATAAATGGGCTTTTTCATTTACGAAAGTTATCGAACAATCATTTTTAACTAATATAGTATTTGGTATATTAGGTTTTGGCATTGCCTTGGCTATACATGAAATGATTCATCGTTTTTCTTTTTATGTGTTTTCAAAAGGGGAGAAACCTCATTTTAAATACAAAAAAGGTATTTTATTAATTCATATTTCGAAAAAATACTTTAATAAATGGCAATTTTGTACAATTATGTTAGCTCCAGCGATTATGATTACTGCTGCATTAATGGTTTTATTTAGTTTTTATTCTTACTCATCGATTATCTTTATTTTAAGTATACATATTGGTTATTGTTTACTTGATTTATATTTAGTAGGGATCGTGTTAATTAATAAATTCAAATATGTTCAAGCCACTGATGAAGGTTTATATATGTATCACTATCAACCATTACAAGCTCAGAATGATTATGAATAATATAGTTAAGTCTCAATACAATCGTACTATGCACATCTCATGAGTTTTACTCATAGACGAAGTATAATTGTATTGAGGCTTTTTATATTTTTTATTTTCAGGAAAAGGAGGGACATAATGGCAGAAAGACGTATTGTGCATATCGATATGGATTGCTTTTACGCGCAAGTAGAAATGAGAGATAATCCGAAGCTACGAGGGAAACCTGTAATTGTAGGAGGAAAAGCAAGTAACCGTGGTGTAGTGTCGACAGCTTCGTATGAGGCACGTAAATATGGCGTTCATTCTGCCATGCCGATGTCTCAAGCACATAAACTATGTCCTAATGGTTATTATGTTAGAGCACGTTTTGATGCTTATCGTGAAGCTTCTGGTATTATTATGAATATTTTTAAAAGCTATACCGATATAGTAGAACCACTTGCTTTAGATGAAGCGTATTTAGATATTACGCATTTAGTAAGACCAGATATGCCGGCTTCTAAAATTGCTGCTTATATTCGTCGAGACATTTTCGAAAAAACGGGATTAACCTCGTCGGCGGGTGTTTCTTATAATAAATATTTGGCTAAACTAGCGAGTGGGATGAACAAGCCAAATGGCATGATGGTCATTGATTATAATAATGTGCATGAAATTCTGATGAATTTGGATATAGGGGAGTTTCCTGGTGTAGGTAAAGCGTCAAAGAAGATTATGCATGAACATGAGATTTATACTGGGAAAGATTTGTATAATAAATCGGAGTTCGAATTAATTCGTTGGTTTGGCAAAAGAGGAAGAGGTTTGTATAACAAAGCGAGAGGCATTGATAACAGTGAAGTCAAAGCGACTCGTATTCGCAAATCTGTAGGAACAGAGCGCACATTCTCGACAGATGTGAACGATGATGATGAGATTTTACAGAAAGTATGGGAGTTATCAGGAAAGACGGCAGAGCGCTTAGCGAAACTACAAAAGTCTGGCAGCACAGTGACTGTAAAGATTAAGACACATAAATATGAAACATTCTCCAAACAACGCAGTTTAAGGGAAATGGTTAGTAGTGAAACAGATATCTATAACGTGGCATATGATTTATATAACGAATTGAAAGATCCAGACGTACCTATTCGCTTAATAGGCGTAACAGTCGGAAACTTAGAACAAGCCACATATCAAAATATGACCATATATGATTTTATTTAGAAGATAAAGGTTTATCGTTATCTAGGACTAGTTTAACTCCAGAGTCTAATGTAAAAGAGTGAAATAGTTTTACTATAGTCTTTGATATTAACCTTTATCTTTTAAATTCTTACCATAAATCTGTAACATACTTTCAAGATCTTCATAGTGCTTCAACAATCTAAATGTAATCATGGCGCATGCTTTCGCATCATTTAACGCATCATGATGGCCATGAAAATCCAATTTATAATGGTTCATTAAATGTTTTAAACCATAGCGATAAGCACTAATCGTGCGTTTAGCTAATTGATAAGAGCAGAAATACATTAAAGAAGGTGTTTCGATATTTAATTGCTTTAAACTTTGATGTAGCACGTTCATATCAAATGCTGCATTATGAGCTACGACAGGAAGCCCATCAATGAATTGCAACATATAGGGATAAACATACGCAAAGCTAGGCGCATCTTTAACATCTTCAGGCTTTATACCGTGGACGGCAATATTTGTTTTTGAAAAGTAATCAAATGGATTTACTAGCGTATAGAATGATTCTACGATTTCATTATCAACTACTTTCACCATACCCACTGAACAAATACTAGTACGTTTTCCATTAGCTGTTTCAAAATCGAGTGCTACAAATGAATTACTAAACATATTCGTTTCCTTTCTTTAATTAAAGATGTTGTTAGTTTAGCTTAATATCGTCAAAAATAACAGAAAGTTGCACGCAAATAACCCGTATTACTCCTAACTGTGGGGGAGAGTAA encodes:
- the rlmD gene encoding 23S rRNA (uracil(1939)-C(5))-methyltransferase RlmD, which gives rise to MEILNKNDIKQGYVVDLTHEGHGVVKFDRYPIFIPNALIDEEIEFKIIKVKKNFAIGKLLEVKQASEDRVEPPCKYYWKCGGCQLQHMTYEAQLAMKKEQVVNLFHRKAQFNETLINDTIGMENPWRYRNKSQLPIGKDKDNHTILGYYRQRSHDIIDMDSCLIQDQQHQVIMNHVKQWLNEFNISIYNERTKKGLLRHLVIRTGHYTDEMMVIFVTNGAKFKQAHLLVEKLTQTFPNITSIKQNINDSHSNVIMGRQSITLYGKDKIIDSLSDITFKISDQSFYQINSSQTEKLYGKAIEYAQLNGQETVLDTYCGIGTIGLYMAPVAKHVYGVEVVPSAIKDAKQNATLNGLDNTTFECGKAEEVIIEWKQQGIKPDVVMVDPPRKGCDETFLQTLLALNPKRIVYISCNPSTQQRDAKILASSYDLKEITPVDMFPQTTHIETVALFERKEDK
- a CDS encoding DUF3267 domain-containing protein, which produces MHKIDLNHNRLNLSKFIAIQIVVILFAILLTYKWAFSFTKVIEQSFLTNIVFGILGFGIALAIHEMIHRFSFYVFSKGEKPHFKYKKGILLIHISKKYFNKWQFCTIMLAPAIMITAALMVLFSFYSYSSIIFILSIHIGYCLLDLYLVGIVLINKFKYVQATDEGLYMYHYQPLQAQNDYE
- the gatB gene encoding Asp-tRNA(Asn)/Glu-tRNA(Gln) amidotransferase subunit GatB, with protein sequence MHFETVIGLEVHVELKTDSKMFSPSPAHFGAEPNSNTNVIDLAYPGVLPVVNRRAVDWAMRASMALNMDIATHSKFDRKNYFYPDNPKAYQISQFDQPIGENGYIDIEVDGETKRIGITRLHMEEDAGKSTHKDGYSLVDLNRQGTPLIEIVSEPDIRSPKEAYAYLEKLRSIIQYTGVSDCKMEEGSLRCDANISLRPYGQKEFGTKTELKNLNSFNYVRKGLEYEEKRQEEELLNGGTIGQETRRFDESTGKTILMRVKEGSDDYRYFPEPDIVPLYVDDEWKERVRQTIPELPDERKAKYVNDLGLPEYDAHVLTLTKEMSDFFEGAIEHGADVKLTSNWLMGGVNEYLNKNQVDLEDTKLTPENLAGMIKLIEDGTMSSKIAKKVFPELAENGGDAKQIMEDKGLVQISDEATLTKFVTEALDNNPQSVEDYKNGKGKAMGFLVGQIMKASKGQANPQKVNQILKQELDKR
- the dinB gene encoding DNA polymerase IV, with amino-acid sequence MAERRIVHIDMDCFYAQVEMRDNPKLRGKPVIVGGKASNRGVVSTASYEARKYGVHSAMPMSQAHKLCPNGYYVRARFDAYREASGIIMNIFKSYTDIVEPLALDEAYLDITHLVRPDMPASKIAAYIRRDIFEKTGLTSSAGVSYNKYLAKLASGMNKPNGMMVIDYNNVHEILMNLDIGEFPGVGKASKKIMHEHEIYTGKDLYNKSEFELIRWFGKRGRGLYNKARGIDNSEVKATRIRKSVGTERTFSTDVNDDDEILQKVWELSGKTAERLAKLQKSGSTVTVKIKTHKYETFSKQRSLREMVSSETDIYNVAYDLYNELKDPDVPIRLIGVTVGNLEQATYQNMTIYDFI
- a CDS encoding diacylglycerol kinase — translated: MRKRARIIYNPTSGKEMFKRTLPDVLIKLERAGYETSAYATEREGDAILEAERALKQNYDILIAAGGDGTLNEVVNGIAEQPNRPKLGIIPMGTVNDFGRALHLPSDIMGAVDVIIENHTTKVDIGKMNNRYFINLAAGGKLTQVSYETPSRLKSIVGPFAYYIKGFEMLPQMKAVDIRIEYDDNVFQGEALLFLLGLTNSMAGFEKLVPDAKLDDGYYTLIIVEKANLAELGHIMTLASRGEHTKHPKVIYEKAKSINISSFTEMQLNVDGEYGGKLPANFLNLKRHIEVCTPKDIHNEELTEDQQHDTQS
- a CDS encoding 3'-5' exonuclease — protein: MFSNSFVALDFETANGKRTSICSVGMVKVVDNEIVESFYTLVNPFDYFSKTNIAVHGIKPEDVKDAPSFAYVYPYMLQFIDGLPVVAHNAAFDMNVLHQSLKQLNIETPSLMYFCSYQLAKRTISAYRYGLKHLMNHYKLDFHGHHDALNDAKACAMITFRLLKHYEDLESMLQIYGKNLKDKG